From the Streptomyces nigrescens genome, one window contains:
- the paaA gene encoding 1,2-phenylacetyl-CoA epoxidase subunit PaaA has translation MTTIAPEETAREAVFDATVAAEERIEPRDWMPDAYRSTLVRQIAQHAHSEIIGMQPEANWITRAPSLRRKAILMAKVQDEAGHGLYLYSAAETLGTGRDELLDKLHSGRQKYSSIFNYPTLTWADVGAIGWLVDGAAITNQVPLCRCSYGPYARAMVRICKEESFHQRQGYELLLTLSRGTEAQHAMAQDAVDRWWWPSLMMFGPPDDESSHSAQSMAWKIKRHSNDELRQRFVDICVPQAEALGLTLPDPDLTWNEERGHWDFGPIDWAEFREVLKGNGPCNEQRISRRRQAHEEGAWVREAAAAHAAKHGKATR, from the coding sequence ATGACGACGATCGCGCCGGAAGAGACGGCCCGAGAGGCCGTATTCGACGCCACCGTGGCCGCGGAAGAGCGCATCGAACCGCGGGACTGGATGCCGGACGCCTACCGCTCGACACTCGTGCGGCAGATAGCGCAGCACGCTCACTCCGAGATCATCGGCATGCAGCCGGAGGCCAACTGGATCACCCGGGCGCCGTCCCTGCGCCGCAAGGCGATCCTGATGGCGAAGGTGCAGGACGAGGCCGGCCACGGCCTGTATCTCTACAGCGCCGCCGAAACCCTGGGCACCGGCCGCGACGAGCTGCTGGACAAGCTGCACTCCGGCCGCCAGAAGTACTCCTCGATCTTCAACTACCCGACCCTGACCTGGGCCGACGTCGGAGCCATCGGCTGGCTGGTGGACGGCGCGGCGATCACCAACCAGGTCCCGCTGTGCCGGTGTTCCTACGGCCCCTACGCCCGCGCCATGGTCCGCATCTGCAAGGAGGAGTCCTTCCATCAGCGCCAGGGCTACGAACTCCTGCTGACCCTCAGCCGCGGCACCGAGGCACAGCACGCCATGGCGCAGGACGCGGTGGACCGCTGGTGGTGGCCGTCCCTGATGATGTTCGGCCCGCCGGACGACGAGTCGTCACACTCCGCGCAGTCCATGGCCTGGAAGATCAAGCGGCACTCCAACGACGAGCTGCGCCAGCGCTTCGTGGACATCTGCGTCCCCCAGGCCGAGGCCCTCGGGCTGACGCTCCCCGATCCGGATCTGACGTGGAACGAGGAGCGCGGTCACTGGGACTTCGGCCCGATCGACTGGGCCGAGTTCCGCGAGGTCCTCAAGGGCAACGGCCCCTGCAATGAACAACGGATCAGCCGCCGGCGACAGGCCCATGAGGAAGGCGCCTGGGTGCGCGAAGCAGCCGCCGCCCACGCGGCCAAGCACGGGAAGGCCACCCGATGA
- a CDS encoding DUF5819 family protein: MQSYGDEPRPLAALSLPSRIIIGTAACAVAVAVAVHVAMMFLHVAPSNTLSKQQGALISDYVYPEYEQNWKLFAPNPLQQNTHVQVRAQLRTEDGAARTTGWTDLTARDGRAILHNPLPSHTQQNQLRRGWELFLNTHNAQNRPVGLRGELSERYIRRIVLLRMEDEWTRSGGRIERIQVRSQTTAVRPPPWSSEKISDKPVFRVLPWWQVTADDLPEGANNQ, from the coding sequence ATGCAGTCATACGGGGACGAACCGCGGCCACTGGCCGCGCTCTCGCTGCCCTCGCGGATCATCATCGGAACAGCGGCCTGTGCCGTCGCGGTCGCCGTCGCGGTGCATGTCGCCATGATGTTCTTGCACGTCGCGCCGTCGAACACGCTCAGCAAACAGCAGGGCGCCCTGATCAGCGACTATGTCTATCCCGAGTACGAGCAGAACTGGAAGCTGTTCGCACCCAATCCGCTCCAGCAGAACACACACGTTCAGGTTCGCGCACAGCTGCGCACCGAGGACGGCGCCGCGCGGACCACCGGCTGGACCGATCTGACCGCCCGCGACGGCCGGGCCATCCTCCACAACCCGCTGCCCAGCCACACCCAGCAGAACCAGCTGCGCCGCGGGTGGGAACTCTTCCTCAACACCCACAACGCGCAGAACCGCCCGGTCGGCCTGCGCGGTGAGCTGTCCGAGCGCTACATCCGGCGGATCGTGCTGCTCCGGATGGAGGACGAGTGGACCAGGAGCGGCGGCCGGATCGAGCGGATTCAGGTCCGCTCGCAGACGACGGCGGTCCGCCCGCCGCCGTGGAGCTCCGAGAAGATCAGCGACAAGCCCGTGTTCCGCGTACTGCCCTGGTGGCAGGTCACCGCAGACGACCTGCCCGAGGGGGCGAACAACCAGTGA
- a CDS encoding HTTM domain-containing protein produces the protein MTSLTPQQPQPTPGAQQPELPTEPTDVPSQAQAPQAPQEPAPYEETRIERAIGRGFRYVTGRALAPYQTAVIRIGFSAAWLFFLLREWPHRAVLYGPDSPWSLDMARRLLSGNHAFSVLPWSDGRGWFECVYLMAIVAGALLMLGWRTRTMSVLFMVGVISLQNRSIFIGDGGDNVIHLMSMYLVLTRCGQVWSLDARRAKRAAAAADESGGAPHGSRDLPGVILWAVLGLALAVAQLGGNYGLSWFEHGPFPHIGWSLVLWGLWATHGLWWAVQRYAPGEPRVVLDTLAKLAHNGALLVIMVEVCLIYATAGWYKIQGSRWQDGTAVYFPMHLDYFSPWPALSELMGGNGVMIMLITYGTVIVQVAFPFTLFNRRLKNVLLVAMICEHLSIAFLLGLPFFSLAMITADAVFLPTTFLTWISGRISRLRARLFSRGGPARPVGGSGGGEPDARTEHSGGGHTLVG, from the coding sequence GTGACGTCACTGACGCCCCAGCAGCCTCAGCCAACGCCCGGCGCACAGCAGCCCGAGCTCCCCACGGAGCCGACCGACGTGCCTTCGCAAGCGCAGGCACCACAGGCTCCCCAGGAGCCCGCTCCCTACGAAGAGACCCGTATCGAGCGGGCCATCGGCCGCGGCTTCCGGTATGTCACCGGCCGGGCGCTGGCTCCGTACCAGACCGCCGTGATCCGGATCGGCTTCTCGGCGGCCTGGCTGTTTTTCCTGCTGCGGGAATGGCCGCACCGCGCGGTCCTCTACGGGCCCGACAGCCCCTGGAGCCTGGACATGGCGCGCCGGCTGCTGAGCGGCAACCACGCCTTCTCCGTGCTGCCCTGGTCCGACGGCCGCGGCTGGTTCGAGTGCGTCTACCTGATGGCCATCGTGGCCGGCGCCCTGCTGATGCTCGGCTGGCGCACCCGGACCATGTCGGTGCTCTTCATGGTCGGCGTCATCTCGCTGCAGAACCGCAGCATCTTCATAGGGGACGGCGGCGACAACGTCATCCACCTGATGTCGATGTATCTCGTGCTGACCCGCTGCGGGCAGGTCTGGTCGCTGGACGCGCGCCGGGCGAAGCGGGCGGCGGCCGCCGCGGACGAATCCGGTGGTGCTCCCCACGGCTCCCGCGATCTTCCCGGCGTCATCCTGTGGGCCGTGCTCGGCCTCGCCCTGGCCGTCGCCCAGCTGGGCGGCAACTACGGCCTCAGCTGGTTCGAGCACGGCCCCTTCCCGCACATCGGCTGGAGCCTGGTGCTGTGGGGGCTGTGGGCGACGCACGGTCTGTGGTGGGCGGTGCAGCGGTACGCGCCCGGCGAGCCCCGCGTCGTACTGGACACCCTCGCAAAGCTCGCCCACAACGGCGCACTGCTGGTGATCATGGTCGAGGTCTGCCTGATCTACGCCACCGCCGGCTGGTACAAGATCCAGGGCAGCCGCTGGCAGGACGGCACCGCGGTCTACTTCCCGATGCACCTGGACTACTTCTCCCCCTGGCCGGCGCTGTCCGAGCTGATGGGCGGCAACGGCGTGATGATCATGCTGATCACCTACGGCACGGTGATCGTGCAGGTCGCCTTCCCGTTCACGCTCTTCAACCGGCGGCTGAAGAATGTGCTGCTGGTCGCGATGATCTGTGAGCACCTCTCGATCGCGTTCCTGCTGGGGCTGCCGTTCTTCTCGCTCGCCATGATCACCGCGGACGCGGTCTTCCTGCCGACCACATTCCTGACCTGGATCTCCGGGAGGATCTCCCGCCTGCGCGCACGGCTGTTCTCACGCGGCGGACCGGCCCGTCCGGTGGGCGGTTCCGGCGGCGGTGAGCCGGACGCCCGTACGGAGCACAGCGGCGGTGGCCATACGCTCGTGGGGTGA
- a CDS encoding TrmH family RNA methyltransferase — protein sequence MSSEKTAPAEPLQYDEGYGPQIGVGPHPQPWPQDERFDPELLAHGDRRNVVDQYRYWTREAIVADLDTRRHDFHVAVENWGHDFNIGSVVRTANAFLAKEIHIVGQRRWNRRGAMVTDRYQHVRHHPDTADLTAWAAAEELPIIGIDNLPGAVPLETTELPRRCVLLFGQEGPGLTEEARRHASLVCSIAQFGSTRSINAGAAAAIAMHAWIGRHARIEGPGGL from the coding sequence GTGAGCAGCGAGAAAACCGCCCCCGCCGAGCCCCTCCAGTACGACGAGGGGTACGGGCCCCAGATCGGCGTCGGACCGCATCCGCAGCCCTGGCCGCAGGACGAGCGGTTCGACCCCGAGCTGCTCGCGCACGGCGACCGCCGCAATGTCGTCGACCAATACCGCTACTGGACGCGCGAGGCGATCGTCGCCGACCTCGACACCCGCCGCCATGACTTCCATGTGGCCGTCGAGAACTGGGGCCACGACTTCAACATCGGCTCGGTCGTCCGGACCGCGAATGCGTTCCTGGCCAAGGAGATCCATATCGTCGGGCAGCGCCGCTGGAACCGCCGCGGCGCGATGGTGACCGACCGCTACCAGCACGTCCGCCACCACCCGGACACCGCCGACCTCACCGCCTGGGCGGCGGCCGAGGAGCTGCCGATCATCGGGATCGACAATCTCCCCGGCGCCGTACCGCTAGAGACGACCGAGCTGCCGCGCCGCTGTGTGCTGCTGTTCGGCCAGGAGGGGCCGGGGCTGACCGAGGAAGCGCGCCGGCATGCCTCGCTGGTCTGCTCGATCGCGCAGTTCGGCTCGACCCGCTCGATCAACGCGGGGGCCGCGGCCGCCATCGCGATGCACGCCTGGATCGGCCGCCATGCGCGGATCGAGGGGCCGGGCGGCCTCTGA
- the paaN gene encoding phenylacetic acid degradation protein PaaN, translating to MAAEMTAAQLIEKHRPTLDQTLEAIRTRAYWSPHPEHPKAYGETAAPDGLAAFEALRGKRFELDQPGTDDWTGEEVSPYGPELGISYPHPDVDELLPAMRAALPVWRDAGPETRAAVCLEILARISARTHEFAQAVMHTSGQAFMMAFQAGGPHAQDRGLEAVAYAYAEQVRTPQQAPWSKPQGKRDPLELSKSFTAVPRGVALVIGCNTFPTWNGYPGLFASLATGNPVLVKPHPRAVLPLALTVKVAREVLTEAGFPADLVCLAVDKPGEGLAKTLAVRPEVRIIDYTGSTAFGDWLETHARQAQVFTEKAGVNTVVIDSTGDYKGMLSNLAFSLSLYSGQMCTTPQNLLIPRDGISTDAGPKSYDEVVSDLAGAVSGLLGDDARANALLGAIVNPQVKERIDAAVGLGEVALPSREVANPEFPGATVRTPVIVKLDGAKPDDEAAYLSECFGPVSFAVAVDSAADAVDLLRRTVRDKGAMTVGAYTTSPEVEQLVEEACLEECAQLSLNLTGGVYVNQTAAFSDFHGSGGNPAANAALCDGAFVANRFRTVEVRRPA from the coding sequence ATGGCCGCCGAAATGACCGCAGCGCAGTTGATCGAGAAGCACCGCCCGACCCTCGACCAGACGCTGGAGGCGATCCGCACCCGCGCCTACTGGTCCCCGCACCCCGAGCACCCGAAGGCGTACGGCGAGACCGCCGCGCCCGACGGGCTGGCCGCCTTCGAGGCGCTGCGCGGCAAGCGGTTCGAGCTCGACCAGCCCGGCACGGACGACTGGACGGGCGAGGAAGTCTCGCCGTACGGCCCGGAGTTGGGCATCAGCTATCCGCATCCGGATGTGGACGAGCTGCTGCCGGCCATGCGCGCCGCGCTCCCCGTCTGGCGGGACGCCGGTCCCGAGACGCGGGCGGCGGTGTGCCTGGAGATCCTGGCCCGGATCAGTGCGCGCACCCATGAGTTCGCGCAGGCCGTGATGCACACCAGCGGCCAGGCCTTCATGATGGCGTTCCAGGCGGGCGGGCCGCATGCCCAGGACCGCGGCCTGGAGGCGGTGGCGTATGCGTACGCCGAGCAGGTCCGCACCCCGCAGCAGGCGCCGTGGTCCAAGCCGCAGGGCAAGCGTGACCCGCTCGAGCTGTCCAAGAGCTTCACGGCCGTGCCGCGCGGTGTCGCCCTGGTGATCGGTTGCAACACCTTCCCGACGTGGAACGGCTATCCCGGCCTGTTCGCCTCTCTGGCGACCGGCAACCCGGTGCTCGTCAAGCCGCATCCGCGCGCCGTGCTGCCGCTGGCGCTGACCGTCAAGGTGGCCCGCGAGGTGCTCACCGAGGCCGGTTTCCCCGCCGACCTGGTGTGCCTGGCCGTGGACAAGCCGGGTGAGGGCCTGGCCAAGACGCTGGCCGTCCGCCCCGAGGTCCGCATCATCGATTACACCGGCTCGACCGCCTTCGGCGACTGGCTGGAGACGCATGCCCGGCAGGCGCAGGTCTTCACGGAGAAGGCCGGCGTCAACACCGTCGTCATCGACTCGACCGGCGACTACAAGGGCATGCTCAGCAACCTCGCGTTCTCGCTGTCGCTCTACAGCGGCCAGATGTGCACCACCCCGCAGAATCTGCTGATCCCGCGCGACGGCATCAGCACGGACGCCGGCCCGAAGTCGTACGACGAGGTGGTCAGCGACCTCGCGGGCGCGGTGAGCGGCCTGCTGGGCGATGACGCACGGGCCAACGCCCTGCTGGGCGCCATCGTCAATCCGCAGGTCAAGGAGCGGATCGACGCGGCTGTCGGGCTCGGCGAGGTGGCGCTGCCCTCCCGTGAGGTGGCCAACCCCGAGTTCCCCGGGGCCACGGTCCGTACGCCGGTGATCGTCAAGCTGGACGGCGCCAAGCCGGACGACGAGGCGGCCTATCTGTCGGAGTGCTTCGGCCCGGTGTCCTTCGCGGTGGCCGTCGATTCCGCGGCCGACGCGGTGGATCTGCTGCGGCGCACGGTCCGCGACAAGGGCGCCATGACGGTCGGCGCGTACACCACCTCGCCCGAGGTCGAGCAGCTGGTGGAGGAGGCCTGCCTGGAGGAGTGCGCCCAGCTGTCGCTGAACCTGACCGGCGGGGTCTATGTGAACCAGACCGCGGCGTTCTCGGACTTCCATGGCTCGGGCGGCAACCCGGCGGCCAATGCGGCGCTGTGCGACGGCGCCTTTGTGGCGAACCGCTTCCGGACGGTGGAGGTGCGCCGGCCGGCATAA
- a CDS encoding 3-hydroxyacyl-CoA dehydrogenase: MTALGTSSTVAVVGTGTMGQGIAQVALVAGHRVLLYDTAPGRAGQAAEEIERRLDRLVEKGRIPADERDAARARLSPATDLAELADAALVIEAILEQLPAKQELFTALEDIVAADCLLATNTSSLSVTAVAGRLRHPGRCVGLHFFNPAPLLPLVEVISGFATDEAAATTAYDTAEAWGKRPVRCADTPGFIVNRIARPFYAEALRAYEERVADPATIDAVLREGAGFKMGPFELTDLIGQDVNEAVTHSVWQAFFQDPRFTPSLAQRRLVESGLHGRKAGRGWFDYSEGARRPEPRTAEPCQAPEAVGLHAKLPGPAVVLRELIEEAGIKVTRDRTAGVSEGFLRLPGGACLALTNGYPATTRVYENYIRFDLSLDYRAATRIALAASSAVSEEDLAEAVGLFQALGKQVSVIEDVPGMIVARTIAMIIDFAVDAAARGVATPEDIDTAMRLGVNYPGGPMEWVERLGAHWVWDLLDSMHHQDAGGRYAPSWALRRRADLEELVL, from the coding sequence ATGACGGCACTCGGGACCAGCAGCACCGTGGCAGTGGTGGGCACCGGCACCATGGGACAGGGCATCGCGCAGGTGGCGCTGGTCGCCGGCCATCGCGTACTCCTCTATGACACCGCCCCCGGGCGCGCCGGGCAGGCCGCCGAGGAGATCGAACGGCGGCTGGACCGGCTCGTCGAGAAAGGCCGGATCCCGGCGGACGAGCGGGACGCCGCCCGCGCGCGCCTCTCCCCCGCCACCGACCTCGCGGAGCTGGCCGACGCCGCGCTGGTCATCGAGGCGATCCTGGAGCAACTTCCCGCCAAGCAGGAGCTGTTCACCGCCCTGGAGGACATCGTGGCGGCGGACTGCCTGCTGGCCACCAACACCTCCTCGCTGTCCGTGACCGCGGTAGCGGGCCGGCTGCGCCACCCCGGCCGCTGCGTGGGACTGCATTTCTTCAACCCCGCGCCGCTGCTCCCCCTGGTCGAGGTGATCAGCGGCTTCGCCACCGACGAGGCGGCCGCCACCACGGCGTACGACACCGCCGAGGCCTGGGGGAAACGGCCGGTGCGCTGCGCCGACACCCCCGGCTTCATCGTCAACCGCATCGCCCGCCCCTTCTACGCCGAAGCCCTGCGGGCCTACGAGGAGCGGGTCGCCGACCCCGCCACCATCGATGCGGTGCTGCGGGAGGGCGCCGGATTCAAGATGGGGCCCTTCGAGCTGACCGACCTCATCGGGCAGGACGTGAACGAGGCGGTCACCCACTCCGTGTGGCAGGCCTTCTTCCAGGACCCGAGGTTCACCCCCTCCCTGGCGCAGCGCCGGCTGGTCGAGTCCGGGCTGCACGGCCGTAAGGCGGGGCGTGGATGGTTCGACTACTCCGAGGGCGCCCGCCGGCCGGAACCGCGGACCGCGGAGCCCTGCCAGGCGCCCGAGGCCGTCGGCCTGCACGCGAAGCTGCCCGGCCCCGCGGTGGTGCTGCGCGAGCTCATCGAGGAGGCGGGCATCAAGGTCACCCGCGACCGCACGGCGGGGGTGTCGGAGGGTTTCCTCCGTCTTCCCGGCGGGGCCTGTCTGGCGCTGACCAACGGATATCCGGCCACGACCCGCGTCTACGAGAACTACATCCGCTTCGACCTCTCCCTGGACTACCGTGCCGCGACCCGGATCGCCCTGGCGGCCTCGTCGGCGGTCTCCGAGGAGGACCTCGCGGAGGCTGTCGGGCTGTTCCAGGCGCTGGGCAAGCAGGTCAGCGTGATCGAGGACGTGCCGGGAATGATCGTCGCCCGGACGATCGCGATGATCATCGACTTCGCCGTGGACGCCGCGGCCCGTGGGGTCGCGACCCCCGAGGACATCGACACGGCCATGCGGCTGGGAGTGAACTATCCCGGTGGCCCCATGGAATGGGTCGAGCGGCTGGGCGCCCACTGGGTATGGGATCTGCTGGATTCGATGCACCACCAGGATGCCGGTGGCCGCTACGCACCGTCCTGGGCGCTGAGGCGCCGTGCAGACCTCGAGGAATTGGTGCTCTAA
- a CDS encoding TetR/AcrR family transcriptional regulator yields MTMAKRDTYTPDSLLAVAVEVFIERGYDGTSMEHLSKAAGISKSSIYHHVRSKEELLHRAISRALDGLFGVLEEPGALQGRAIERLEHVTRRVAEVLMDELPYVTLLLRVRGNTDTERWAMERRREFDHEVSDLLKQAAADGDLRDDVDIRLATRLLFGMINSIVEWYRPGRGGAVSRDEVAEAVVRTAFVGLRKP; encoded by the coding sequence ATGACCATGGCCAAGCGCGACACCTATACGCCTGATTCGCTGCTCGCGGTCGCCGTCGAGGTGTTCATCGAGCGCGGCTACGACGGCACGTCCATGGAGCACCTCTCCAAGGCGGCCGGTATCTCGAAGTCCTCGATCTACCACCATGTGCGCAGCAAGGAAGAGCTGCTGCACCGCGCCATAAGCCGTGCGCTGGACGGGCTGTTCGGCGTGCTGGAGGAGCCGGGCGCCCTCCAGGGGCGGGCGATCGAGCGGCTGGAGCATGTCACCCGGCGCGTGGCCGAGGTGCTGATGGACGAACTCCCCTATGTGACGCTGCTGTTGCGGGTGCGCGGAAACACGGACACCGAGCGGTGGGCGATGGAGCGCCGCCGGGAGTTCGACCACGAGGTGTCCGACCTGCTCAAGCAGGCCGCCGCCGACGGCGACCTGCGGGACGACGTGGACATCCGGCTGGCCACCCGCCTGCTCTTCGGCATGATCAACTCGATTGTGGAGTGGTACCGGCCGGGGCGGGGTGGCGCGGTGAGCCGTGACGAGGTCGCCGAAGCCGTGGTGCGTACGGCGTTCGTGGGGCTGCGCAAGCCCTGA
- a CDS encoding Lrp/AsnC family transcriptional regulator, with protein sequence MPDEQMANSGGQSATPAGPPPTASAPPSPAARPLDTIDRSILRMLQTDGRASIRSVAERVHVSRANAYARINRLIDDGVIRGFSALIDQERAGQGASAYITLKIVQNSWRTVRKQLTALPGATHIALVSGDFDVLLLVHTKDNRELRELVLTRIQSIPEVLSTRTLLVFEETDLGPEEE encoded by the coding sequence ATGCCGGACGAACAGATGGCCAATTCCGGTGGGCAATCGGCGACACCGGCCGGCCCGCCACCGACGGCATCCGCCCCGCCCTCACCGGCCGCACGCCCGCTGGACACCATCGACCGCTCGATCCTGCGCATGCTGCAGACCGACGGCAGGGCGTCGATACGCTCCGTGGCCGAGCGCGTGCATGTCTCGCGCGCCAATGCCTACGCCCGGATCAACCGGCTGATCGACGACGGTGTGATCCGTGGCTTCAGTGCCCTGATCGACCAGGAACGGGCAGGTCAGGGCGCCTCTGCCTACATCACGCTGAAGATCGTGCAGAACTCCTGGCGGACCGTGCGCAAGCAGCTCACGGCGCTGCCGGGGGCCACGCACATCGCCCTGGTCAGCGGCGATTTCGATGTGCTGCTACTGGTCCACACCAAGGACAATCGCGAGCTGCGCGAGCTGGTCCTCACCCGTATCCAGTCGATACCGGAAGTACTGAGCACCCGCACCCTGCTGGTCTTCGAGGAGACCGACCTCGGCCCCGAAGAGGAATGA
- the pdhA gene encoding pyruvate dehydrogenase (acetyl-transferring) E1 component subunit alpha, whose product MTVLEQPGSSRNKSSLAGPPPTWQPRVDPAPLLPDAEPYRLLGTDAAARLDSGLLTRLYTQLVRGRRYNAQATALTRQGRLAVYPSSTGQEACEVAAALALEDRDWLFPSYRDTLAAVARGLDPVQALTLLRGDWHNGYDPHEHRIAPLCTPLATQLPHAVGLAHAARLKGDEVVALAMVGDGGTSEGDFHEALNFAAIWQAPVVFLVQNNGFAISVPLAKQTAAPSLAHKAVGYGMPGRLVDGNDAPAMHEVLTEAVERARRGGGPTLIEAVTYRIEAHTNADDATRYRSDAEVETWKAHDPIALLERELAARDLLTDDFVGATRDGAEQLAADLRERMNADPEVDPMDLFTHVFAEQTSQLRAQAAQLRAELDAEAAGHTEDAAGTDGSAEEARP is encoded by the coding sequence ATGACGGTCCTTGAGCAGCCCGGCAGCAGCAGGAACAAGAGCAGCCTGGCCGGTCCGCCGCCCACCTGGCAGCCGCGCGTCGACCCCGCGCCCCTCCTGCCCGACGCGGAGCCGTACCGCCTTCTGGGTACGGACGCCGCTGCCCGGCTCGACTCCGGACTGCTGACCCGGCTGTACACCCAGCTGGTCCGCGGCCGTCGGTACAACGCCCAGGCCACGGCCCTGACCCGGCAAGGGCGCCTGGCGGTCTACCCGTCCTCCACCGGCCAGGAGGCCTGTGAGGTCGCCGCGGCGCTTGCTCTCGAAGACCGGGACTGGCTCTTCCCCAGCTACCGCGACACCCTCGCCGCCGTGGCCCGCGGACTCGACCCCGTACAGGCTCTGACCCTGCTGCGCGGCGACTGGCACAACGGCTACGACCCCCACGAACACCGCATCGCCCCCCTGTGCACCCCGCTCGCCACCCAGCTCCCGCATGCCGTGGGCCTGGCGCACGCCGCCCGGCTCAAGGGAGACGAGGTGGTCGCGCTGGCCATGGTCGGCGACGGCGGCACGAGCGAGGGCGACTTCCACGAGGCGCTGAATTTCGCGGCGATCTGGCAGGCACCGGTCGTCTTCCTCGTCCAGAACAACGGCTTCGCGATCTCCGTGCCGCTCGCCAAGCAGACCGCCGCGCCGTCCCTCGCCCACAAGGCGGTCGGATACGGCATGCCGGGCCGCCTGGTCGACGGCAATGACGCCCCCGCGATGCACGAGGTGCTCACCGAGGCAGTGGAGCGGGCCCGCAGGGGCGGTGGACCCACCCTCATCGAGGCCGTCACCTACCGCATCGAGGCGCACACCAACGCCGACGACGCCACCCGCTACCGCAGCGATGCCGAGGTCGAGACCTGGAAGGCACACGACCCGATAGCCCTGCTGGAGCGTGAGCTGGCCGCCCGCGATCTGCTGACCGACGACTTCGTCGGCGCCACCCGGGACGGTGCCGAGCAACTGGCGGCCGACCTCCGTGAGCGGATGAACGCCGACCCGGAGGTGGACCCGATGGACCTGTTCACCCACGTATTCGCCGAGCAGACCAGCCAACTGCGTGCCCAGGCCGCACAATTGCGCGCCGAGCTGGACGCCGAGGCCGCCGGACACACCGAGGACGCAGCGGGCACCGACGGGTCCGCCGAGGAGGCCAGGCCATGA
- a CDS encoding alpha-ketoacid dehydrogenase subunit beta yields MTTTVPATARKPATMAQALTRALRDAMADDPSVHVMGEDVGTLGGVFRVTDGLAKEFGEDRCTDTALAEAGILGTAVGMAMYGLRPVVEMQFDAFAYPAFEQLISHVARMRNRTRGALTMPLTIRVPYGGGIGGVEHHSDSSEAYYLATPGLQVVTPATVEDAYGLLRAAIASDDPVVFLEPKRLYWSKADWSPDAPTEVAPLGRAAIRRRGSSATLITYGPSLPVCMEAAEAARAEGWDLEVVDLRSLMPFDDETVCASVRRTGRAVVVHESNGFGGPGGEIAARITERCFHHLEAPVLRVAGFDIPYPPPMLERHHLPGVDRILDTVARLQWESDWTEGRGE; encoded by the coding sequence ATGACGACCACCGTTCCGGCGACCGCGCGCAAGCCCGCCACCATGGCGCAGGCGCTGACCCGCGCGCTGCGCGACGCCATGGCCGACGACCCGTCCGTGCATGTCATGGGCGAGGACGTCGGCACCCTGGGCGGCGTCTTCCGGGTCACGGACGGCCTCGCCAAGGAATTCGGCGAGGACCGCTGCACGGACACCGCGCTCGCCGAGGCCGGTATCCTGGGCACCGCCGTCGGCATGGCGATGTACGGGCTGCGGCCGGTCGTCGAGATGCAGTTCGACGCGTTCGCCTACCCGGCGTTCGAGCAGCTGATCAGCCATGTCGCCCGGATGCGCAACCGCACCCGCGGCGCGCTGACGATGCCGCTGACCATCCGGGTTCCCTATGGCGGGGGGATCGGCGGGGTCGAGCACCACAGCGACTCCTCCGAGGCGTACTACCTCGCCACCCCGGGGCTTCAGGTCGTCACCCCGGCGACCGTCGAGGACGCCTACGGACTGCTGCGCGCCGCGATCGCCTCCGACGACCCGGTCGTCTTCCTCGAACCCAAGCGGCTGTACTGGTCCAAGGCCGACTGGTCGCCCGACGCACCCACCGAGGTCGCGCCTCTGGGCCGCGCCGCGATACGGCGCCGCGGCAGCAGCGCCACGCTGATCACCTACGGCCCGTCGCTCCCGGTCTGCATGGAGGCCGCCGAGGCCGCCCGCGCCGAGGGCTGGGACCTGGAAGTGGTCGATCTGCGGTCCCTGATGCCCTTCGACGACGAGACGGTCTGCGCCTCGGTCCGGCGGACCGGGCGGGCCGTGGTCGTCCATGAGTCCAACGGGTTCGGCGGCCCCGGTGGCGAGATCGCCGCCCGGATCACCGAGCGCTGCTTCCACCACCTGGAAGCGCCGGTGCTGCGCGTCGCCGGCTTCGACATCCCGTATCCGCCGCCGATGCTGGAGCGGCACCACCTTCCGGGCGTGGACCGGATTCTGGACACCGTCGCCCGCCTCCAGTGGGAGTCGGACTGGACCGAGGGACGTGGTGAGTGA